The nucleotide window CGCTCTTCTCCCGCTGAACCCTTCAATCACCATGTCGATCTCGCGTTCCGTCAGTTTCTTCTCTCCAGGTTCCGGGGCCGTGTGTAGTAAAGCGTCTTTTAGCTCGGAAAGGTCGATTTGGCCATCGTCGTTGTCGTCAAAGGCCTCGAATGCTGCACTTAACTCGCTTGAATGCGAGAGGTTGCCAAGTAAGTCGGACAGTGTGGACAGATATGTGGCTAAGTTGATGGATTGTGCACCGTTGAAGTATGCGTGAAGTTGCGAGGGCGTTGCAGATAGACCGAGTTGCGATAGCATATCAGCGACATCTCCGGCGTTGACGTGGCCGTCGTCATCGCGGTCCATGACGCTGAATGACTCTCGCATGCTGTGCAGGAGGGGCGGAGGCAGCTTCGACAGGGCGTCGCTTGAATTAGAAACGATGCGCGGCATGGGTGCTTGCCGTACTGCTAGACGCTCTACAGGCTTCTCAGCGGCGGGTTTGGGGTAATCCAATGGTTTGGGGTAATCCAGTGGTTTTGGAGATTCCAATGGCTTCTGGTAATCCAGAGGTGGGGAGGGCTTGCGGATGGAAAGAGGCGGTGGTGTGTCGTCCCTCGCACCTGCACTTTCAAATTTTGCAGCAATGGACGCTGTGCTCAGTGGGCGGACGGTGTGTTGTGAGGTTGAAGACGCATTTCGTGAGGGTGAGAGACGGGCGGGTGAGAGATTGCGTAATGGCGAGCTGGGCGGTTCAGGCGTCGCTGTCGTTCCCCGCGTGTTGAGCCAAGAAGGCGGGTTGGGCGATGCAGGTCTGGCAGCGGCGGGGCGGAGGGTGACCTGAGACGGGGTCGTGGGTGTGGGCGTCTCCCTGGGCTTCAGAGGCGAACTATTCGGGGTCGAAGGACGCAGGGTGGACGGGGAGGCCTCTCGGATAGAGCCCGGTCTTCGAAAGGGCGACTGGCGGGGACTGTTAAAGGAGAGTGGAGAGGGCTTGTAGCTGGCCGGTGTTGGGGTGGTAGACTGCATTGTGTTTAGTCGGGCGTCCGTGTCGAGATGACCAAAAGGAGAAGGTACCATTCTGGCGATGTTTGTTTTTCCGGCGTCTGGTGGTGGGAGCGAGGCTGGCGGGTCATGTCGCGATGTTTGCGTGTTGATTAGTTTTCCCTGGCAACGACAGGGCTGAGGCACACGTGGACAGGGGTCCGCATTCACCGTGCACTCCCGAGATGGGTCCGCAGTATCGCACGCGCACGCGCACGCGCACGCGCATGCACATGGCGCCGGAACAGGCGTGCCCCTAGCGCGGGTAGAGTCAGCATGTCCACGTTCGTGAAGACGTTCAATAGATAGATGCAGGAGCCATGGCCGAGTCTGGCATTACTCGCAGTTCCTCTCGTGCCGGCCAGCCAACCTCGCTGCAGCGCCAGCCgtccttctcctccttccCCCCATCGCGCTCTCCCTCGACGCGCAATGGCCACTCCCACAAGGCAAGGTCCCCACAGCCCCCCATGCTGCGGGAGGGCGACGACGAGGACTCAATGCAGTCCCGTGACTCTTCGCCGCCGCCGCAGGAGTCCACGGCCGCACCGACGACGGGCTCAGGCATGAGGGCAGGCATGCGGCTGCGATCGCAATACCCGGCCGATGCCATCGAGAACCATGTCGAGTACATTCTGGTCGCCTCGTTTGATATTGATCGCGGCTCTATTATGGAACACCAATACCCGACCGCTATCAGCGGGGATGAGACGATGCTGGCAGAACTCATGTTACCGGACCAGGCCCACGTCCGCAGTCAGGACTGGACCATCTTTTTTCTGCACAAAGACACGACAGCCGAAGAGGAGGAGCGCGAGGCACGGCGGGAGCGTAGGCGGAGACGCAGACGGCGGAAGGAAGGCTTGGAGGACGAGGACGATGCGGCTGCGGGCGCTGAGGACGCCGAGCTTGACAACGACTTTGACGGCGAAGATGGCGACGAGGACACGGAAAGCGAGAGTGAGCCGGACCCAGATGGGCCACCATTGGTTTACGTCTTGAACTTGGTCAATACAAAGCAAGACAACACAGTAAAGAGGTAGGACGCTCATCCCCCCGGACCACCCAGACTAACATGATGAAGAGGCGCAATCGTCAAGGCCATGGCTATATGCACTCGACACTCGTTCCTCCACATCTACAAGCCGCTACTACTGCTCGCTCTCGAAGAGTACTTCCGAGCGCCCGTCATCGAAACCCTCGCCTCCCTCTACCACGCCCTCAACGCCATGGATCTGTCCATGTTACCCAAACTATCCCCGCTCGAGAACTTTGTGCTCAGCGCCTGCGACGCCAAAGACATGTTTGTCGAAAAGTTTGAGCTCATGGTCCGGCAGCGGAAGAAGCTCGACGCGGCCCGAGACTCTGTTGAAACTTCATCGGATTCCACCTCGCGCAATAAGAAGACTTATACCGTCCCGAGAGATACACACGAGTTTGAGTCAAAGGTCAACTATAATGGCATACCCGTTCCCGTCAAGATACCCACTGCCCTGAGTCCGGAGACGGTGGGCGACTTCTCCCTGATCAAGCTTATTCAAACCTTTTCTACACCGCACGCAACACAACCACAGCCCTTCGCTCTACATCCCCACCTAACCACCAGTGGAGCCTATACTCATCCAGTCATTGTACTTGTAAATGCTCTTCTGACCCAGAAGCGCATCATTTTCATTGGATACAACCGACCTTCAAGCGAAGTTGCCGAAGCAGTTCTAGCGGCATGTGCTCTTGCATCTGGGGGAATCCTTCGTGGCTTTGTCCGCCATGCATTTCCCTACACCGACCTTACCAAAGTAGACGATCTGCTCAAAGTGCCTGGCTTCATCGCTGGCGTCACCAATCCTGCATTTTCCCACAAGCCAGACTGGTGGGATTTGCTATGTGACCTACCAACCGGGCGGATGAAGATTAGCAACAAGATCGAGCCCGCCCCTCCGACAGAAGGATCACAATTCTTCCAGTCGCAAGGACTGCCCATGAGTGGAGTTGGTGGATCGCCGGCCTTTGACAGCAAAGGGGTAGACCCAACAGGCGACAATCATTTCATGGACCGGCTACTCGAAAGCATCCACAACCGACACGGCGAAAACGCGATCCGAGCAAAGTGGCGATCCTGGGTCCTAAAATTTACCCACATCGCCGCCGCCTTCGAAGAAACCGTCTACGGCGCCTCAGCCCTATACATTGGCTCGCACGAGACAGACACGGGCGCATACGGCGTCTCGGGCCACGGCTACGTGTGGCCGGACGAAGGATCCAAGCTCCGCGAACTGGCTGCAAACGTCCACCGCATCGAAGGCTGGCGCAGTACAAGGAGTTACTACAGCTGTGTCCAAGATCTCGCGCGGCAGTGGAAGAAGCGCCCAGTCCGCGGCCTCGACATGCACCACCAACACGACAAACTGCGTTGTTTAAAACTCACACATGACCAATCTGCCGCCATCTATCTCGCACTAGCACGGTGTGTGGAAGAAGCGGGGACACCACCGCCACCGCCTGAAGATGCGCCATCCGCCGATCTGGCATACTTGACACAATCACTTACTCTTGCCAACGACCCAGAGCGTAAACCTAGCTCTCAGCTACGATACGATACCATTCTGCAGTTGCTGTGTGTTATCCCCGATGCGGGGCTCTTTTACCTTAGCTTGGGGCTGTTTCACCCGAGACAGGATGTTAGGATGGCGGTGGTCAAGTTGTTGGAGAGGATCATGGATCATTCTGCTGGGCGGCATTATTGGGGGCAACTTGGACGGTTTGCTAAGTTGGCGTTTTTTCGGGTCAAGAGGGAGGAGGCGCAGAAGTAGGTGGTGTTACAATCTACTTACAGGATATGGGTTGTGAGAGAGGAAGATGTGGTTACGAGATAGTTGTATAAGTTACGGCAATATAAATATCCAAATAAACAAGATATAGTACAGTATTATACAGCATGTACCTCGATGAGCCATCTCGTTTTTTCCAAACCATTGCATTCCACACGTTAACCATGCTCACAGCGGTAGCGTGATGTTGACGTTCACCTCGTAACCGTTATCGATAAGTTGACCCCAGTTCCCGATACACGCGCATCCCTGCATCGCATCTCAATAGTAGTCGCCTCAAATTTCCCGCTCGCTGCGACCCCTCAcaaacacacacacatacacacgCGCGCGCGCCTCCAGGATCTCCCTGACTCACACATCCATCCCCTCAATCGCTCCAATTCTACGGACAGgtaacgtgtccgtgcgcgtgatgcgcggattcgcgtgatgcgcggggaacaccatatccactacttcaaaaatgaagctattaagccacgtatataagctgttattatacgaatttatagagggggagtaattagatgcttgcgatcaacttgtactatctatattttgatgggaggttgacgttgcggccacgtgatgtgagctttgatggaggagctggaggctcttcttgaacttgagcaccagcgcgagcagcctcaacgcgtttttgacgcttgttgttcgatgaggtagctgctgaagctctcctctttcccttttggggtagttgtatagctttagcagcgtctctctcctccttctggcgcgcgcgttcagctgctttctcagctcgctcaagctccctcatctccttgagtctctgcctctccacacgcctctcctcgagctcatcttgacgctgcagtcgagcctcctcgcgctgcttcttggaccgtgctttttggagtttctcctccgtctcatctcgctcccgtactgcttctctagctcgagcctcacgcagcttgcgaggagaccagaagacagagccaccgtgatactcctggcgctgttgaaggtcaagagctttgcccttcttcctgtgcttctttttatgttgaagagcctcctttaagccctcgttctcatgctttaaaagctcatactgcacagagagatggtgaacgcttgagcgcagctttcttgcctcatactgatggctatcattaacagcagctcgt belongs to Pyrenophora tritici-repentis strain M4 chromosome 10, whole genome shotgun sequence and includes:
- a CDS encoding SPA multi-domain protein — protein: MAESGITRSSSRAGQPTSLQRQPSFSSFPPSRSPSTRNGHSHKARSPQPPMLREGDDEDSMQSRDSSPPPQESTAAPTTGSGMRAGMRLRSQYPADAIENHVEYILVASFDIDRGSIMEHQYPTAISGDETMLAELMLPDQAHVRSQDWTIFFLHKDTTAEEEEREARRERRRRRRRRKEGLEDEDDAAAGAEDAELDNDFDGEDGDEDTESESEPDPDGPPLVYVLNLVNTKQDNTVKRGAIVKAMAICTRHSFLHIYKPLLLLALEEYFRAPVIETLASLYHALNAMDLSMLPKLSPLENFVLSACDAKDMFVEKFELMVRQRKKLDAARDSVETSSDSTSRNKKTYTVPRDTHEFESKVNYNGIPVPVKIPTALSPETVGDFSLIKLIQTFSTPHATQPQPFALHPHLTTSGAYTHPVIVLVNALLTQKRIIFIGYNRPSSEVAEAVLAACALASGGILRGFVRHAFPYTDLTKVDDLLKVPGFIAGVTNPAFSHKPDWWDLLCDLPTGRMKISNKIEPAPPTEGSQFFQSQGLPMSGVGGSPAFDSKGVDPTGDNHFMDRLLESIHNRHGENAIRAKWRSWVLKFTHIAAAFEETVYGASALYIGSHETDTGAYGVSGHGYVWPDEGSKLRELAANVHRIEGWRSTRSYYSCVQDLARQWKKRPVRGLDMHHQHDKLRCLKLTHDQSAAIYLALARCVEEAGTPPPPPEDAPSADLAYLTQSLTLANDPERKPSSQLRYDTILQLLCVIPDAGLFYLSLGLFHPRQDVRMAVVKLLERIMDHSAGRHYWGQLGRFAKLAFFRVKREEAQK
- a CDS encoding FRQ1, Ca2+-binding protein (EF-Hand superfamily); translated protein: MVPSPFGHLDTDARLNTMQSTTPTPASYKPSPLSFNSPRQSPFRRPGSIREASPSTLRPSTPNSSPLKPRETPTPTTPSQVTLRPAAARPASPNPPSWLNTRGTTATPEPPSSPLRNLSPARLSPSRNASSTSQHTVRPLSTASIAAKFESAGARDDTPPPLSIRKPSPPLDYQKPLESPKPLDYPKPLDYPKPAAEKPVERLAVRQAPMPRIVSNSSDALSKLPPPLLHSMRESFSVMDRDDDGHVNAGDVADMLSQLGLSATPSQLHAYFNGAQSINLATYLSTLSDLLGNLSHSSELSAAFEAFDDNDDGQIDLSELKDALLHTAPEPGEKKLTEREIDMVIEGFSGRRAFGKGGRGLARAEVFRYQDFMANLTGGGGNTADGADGTSVSA